A genome region from Gadus chalcogrammus isolate NIFS_2021 chromosome 7, NIFS_Gcha_1.0, whole genome shotgun sequence includes the following:
- the LOC130386215 gene encoding uncharacterized protein LOC130386215: protein MGQVVHLDKEVLVEVVLGDFLEEELVTYLGLEVGLEQELVVYLDLEVELLGVGPVVGPDLELGLDQVEPEQDMDPGVEPELVLLALELALDQEVEGQAMDLVVGLELDQVGPDQFLVGLGMDQVGPDQFLVGLGMDQVEPDQFLVGLDMDQVGPDQFLVALGMDQVEPDQFLVGPGLDQVGPGMDQVEPGLDQVEWDLKVEEQGQQPEGMMPMPKPVNMVC, encoded by the exons ATG GGGCAGGTGGTGCACTTGGACAAGGAGGtcttggtggaggtggtgctgggggacttcctggaggaggagctggtaaCATACCTGGGTTTGGAGGTGGGGCTGGAACAGGAGCTGGTGGTGTACCTGGACTTGGAGGTGGAGTTG CTGGGGGTGGGACCGGTGGTGGGACCAGACCTGGAGCTGGGGTTGGACCAGGTGGAACCGGAACAGGATATGGACCCGGGGGTGGAGCCGGAACTGGTTCTGCTGGCACTGGAACTGGCCTTGGACCAGGAAGTGGAGGGGCAGGCTATGGACCTGGTCGTGGGGCTGGAGTTGGACCAGGTGGGGCCGGATCAGTTCCTGGTGGGGCTGGGTATGGACCAGGTGGGGCCGGATCAGTTCCTGGTGGGGCTGGGTATGGACCAGGTGGAGCCGGATCAGTTCCTGGTGGGGCTGGATATGGACCAGGTGGGGCCGGATCAGTTCCTGGTGGCGCTGGGTATGGACCAGGTGGAGCCGGATCAGTTCCTGGTGGGGCCGGGTTTGGACCAGGTGGGGCCGGGTATGGACCAGGTGGAGCCAGGTTTGGACCAGGTGGAGTGGGATCTCAAagtggaggagcagggacagCAGCCGGAG GGTATGATGCCAATGCCAAAGCCCGTAAATATG GTATGTTAA